The following coding sequences are from one Rhipicephalus microplus isolate Deutch F79 chromosome 3, USDA_Rmic, whole genome shotgun sequence window:
- the LOC119175742 gene encoding protein kinase C iota type-like isoform X1 yields the protein MTDGEGNEIRVKTAYNGEIMVMYIDPSIALEKLCKEMRDICKFNEEQPFTMKWVDEEGDPCTISSQEELNEAIRLYEVNKDSELTIHVFPNVPVAPGMPCAGEDKSIYRRGARRWRKLYRVNGHIFQAKRFNRRAFCTFCLDRIWGLGRQGFKCINCKLMVHKKCHKLIKLACSGPLKNDQDQFAESSAPTTPAPSRTSDTTNGGEVNGTSLTRAGTPRHKTHHRAGSAIETTTDSAAGQLGQEIDDQVSGGVSAVESGGDSCQYGLKDFDLIRVIGRGSYAKVLMVELKKTNRIYAMKIIKKELVTDDEDIDWIQTEKHVFETASNYPFLVGLHSCFQTESRLFFVIEFVRGGDLMFHMQRQRRLPEEHARFYSAEISLALNFLHERGIIYRDLKLDNVLLDHEGHIKLTDYGMCKEGIRPGDTTSTFCGTPNYIAPEILRGEDYDFSVDWWALGVLLYEMLAGHSPFDIMGTSENPDENTEDFLFQAILEKTIRIPRSISVKAQSVLKGFLNKNPVERLGCHPTTGFSDIMSHAFFKSINWEQLEGKQVTPPYKPKLGTERDFEHFDPQFTSEPVQLTPDDTRLISKIDQSEFEGFEYVNPLLMSLEDCV from the exons ATGACTGACGGCGAAGGCAACGAAATTCGTGTCAAGACGGCCTACAATGG GGAGATCATGGTCATGTACATCGACCCATCCATCGCCCTCGAAAAGCTCTGCAAAGAGATGCGCGACATCTGCAAATTCAACGAGGAGCAGCCATTCACCATGAAGTGGGTCGACGAAGAAG GTGATCCATGCACCATATCATCACAGGAGGAACTGAACGAAGCCATCCGCCTTTACGAAGTCAACAAGGACTCGGAGCTCACCATACACG TTTTTCCTAATGTCCCCGTGGCTCCTGGTATGCCCTGTGCTGGAGAGGACA AGAGCATCTACAGAAGAGGGGCTCGACGGTGGCGCAAGCTCTATCGTGTCAACGGCCACATCTTCCAGGCGAAGCGTTTCAACCGG CGTGCGTTCTGCACCTTTTGCCTGGACCGCATCTGGGGGCTGGGCAGGCAGGGCTTCAAGTGCATCAACTGCAAACTCATGGTGCACAAGAAGTGTCACAAGCTCATCAAGCTGGCTTGCTCGGGACCTCTC AAAAATGACCAGGACCAGTTTGCTGAGTCGTCTGCCCCCACCACGCCAGCGCCATCGAGGACGAGCGACACAACAAATGGGGGCGAGGTCAACGGTACGAGTTTGACCAGAG CTGGAACTCCAAGGCACAAGACTCATCACAGGGCAGGCTCGGCCATTGAGACAACCACTGACTCTGCCGCCGGCCAGCTGGGCCAAGAAATTGATGACCAAGTTTCGGGAGGCGTAAGTGCT GTGGAATCCGGTGGCGACTCGTGTCAGTATGGTCTGAAGGACTTTGATCTGATCCGTGTGATTGGCCGTGGCTCCTACGCCAAGGTGCTCATGGTTGAGCTCAAGAAGACCAACCGGATTTACGCCATGAAAATTATCAAGAAGGAGCTTGTCACCGATGATGAG GACATCGACTGGATCCAGACCGAAAAGCATGTCTTTGAAACAGCATCTAACTACCCGTTCCTCGTGGGCCTGCACTCCTGCTTCCAGACAGAAAGCAG GTTGTTCTTTGTGATCGAGTTTGTGCGGGGTGGCGACCTGATGTTCCACATGCAGCGGCAGCGTCGCCTGCCGGAAGAGCATGCCCGCTTCTATTCGGCTGAAATCTCCCTTGCCCTGAACTTCCTGCACGAACGGG GCATCATTTATCGGGACTTAAAATTGGACAATGTCTTGTTGGACCATGAGGGCCATATCAAGTTGACTGACTATGGCATGTGCAAG GAGGGCATTCGTCCTGGTGACACGACAAGCACATTTTGCGGGACACCCAACTACATTGCCCCTGAAATCCTCCGAGGGGAAGACTACG ACTTCAGCGTAGACTGGTGGGCGCTGGGTGTGCTCCTGTATGAAATGCTGGCGGGCCACTCTCCGTTCGACATCATGGGCACCAGCGAGAATCCCGACGAGAACACCGAAGATTTCCTCTTCCAGG CAATCCTCGAGAAGACGATCCGTATTCCACGCTCTATTTCCGTCAAGGCTCAGTCTGTGCTCAAAGGGTTCTTGAACAAG AACCCTGTTGAGAGGCTAGGTTGTCACCCGACCACAGGCTTCAGCGACATCATGTCGCATGCATTCTTCAAGAGCATCAATTGGGAGCAG CTGGAGGGAAAACAGGTGACTCCGCCATACAAGCCCAAGCTTGGCACGGAGCGCGACTTTGAGCACTTTGACCCGCAGTTCACGAGCGAGCCCGTGCAGCTGACTCCCGATGATAC GAGACTCATCTCGAAGATTGACCAGTCGGAGTTCGAGGGATTCGAGTATGTCAACCCGCTACTGATGTCGCTGGAGGATTGCGTGTAG
- the LOC119175742 gene encoding protein kinase C iota type-like isoform X3 → MTDGEGNEIRVKTAYNGEIMVMYIDPSIALEKLCKEMRDICKFNEEQPFTMKWVDEEGDPCTISSQEELNEAIRLYEVNKDSELTIHVFPNVPVAPGMPCAGEDKSIYRRGARRWRKLYRVNGHIFQAKRFNRRAFCTFCLDRIWGLGRQGFKCINCKLMVHKKCHKLIKLACSGPLKNDQDQFAESSAPTTPAPSRTSDTTNGGEVNGTSLTRAGTPRHKTHHRAGSAIETTTDSAAGQLGQEIDDQVSGGVESGGDSCQYGLKDFDLIRVIGRGSYAKVLMVELKKTNRIYAMKIIKKELVTDDEDIDWIQTEKHVFETASNYPFLVGLHSCFQTESRLFFVIEFVRGGDLMFHMQRQRRLPEEHARFYSAEISLALNFLHERGIIYRDLKLDNVLLDHEGHIKLTDYGMCKEGIRPGDTTSTFCGTPNYIAPEILRGEDYDFSVDWWALGVLLYEMLAGHSPFDIMGTSENPDENTEDFLFQAILEKTIRIPRSISVKAQSVLKGFLNKNPVERLGCHPTTGFSDIMSHAFFKSINWEQLEGKQVTPPYKPKLGTERDFEHFDPQFTSEPVQLTPDDTRLISKIDQSEFEGFEYVNPLLMSLEDCV, encoded by the exons ATGACTGACGGCGAAGGCAACGAAATTCGTGTCAAGACGGCCTACAATGG GGAGATCATGGTCATGTACATCGACCCATCCATCGCCCTCGAAAAGCTCTGCAAAGAGATGCGCGACATCTGCAAATTCAACGAGGAGCAGCCATTCACCATGAAGTGGGTCGACGAAGAAG GTGATCCATGCACCATATCATCACAGGAGGAACTGAACGAAGCCATCCGCCTTTACGAAGTCAACAAGGACTCGGAGCTCACCATACACG TTTTTCCTAATGTCCCCGTGGCTCCTGGTATGCCCTGTGCTGGAGAGGACA AGAGCATCTACAGAAGAGGGGCTCGACGGTGGCGCAAGCTCTATCGTGTCAACGGCCACATCTTCCAGGCGAAGCGTTTCAACCGG CGTGCGTTCTGCACCTTTTGCCTGGACCGCATCTGGGGGCTGGGCAGGCAGGGCTTCAAGTGCATCAACTGCAAACTCATGGTGCACAAGAAGTGTCACAAGCTCATCAAGCTGGCTTGCTCGGGACCTCTC AAAAATGACCAGGACCAGTTTGCTGAGTCGTCTGCCCCCACCACGCCAGCGCCATCGAGGACGAGCGACACAACAAATGGGGGCGAGGTCAACGGTACGAGTTTGACCAGAG CTGGAACTCCAAGGCACAAGACTCATCACAGGGCAGGCTCGGCCATTGAGACAACCACTGACTCTGCCGCCGGCCAGCTGGGCCAAGAAATTGATGACCAAGTTTCGGGAGGC GTGGAATCCGGTGGCGACTCGTGTCAGTATGGTCTGAAGGACTTTGATCTGATCCGTGTGATTGGCCGTGGCTCCTACGCCAAGGTGCTCATGGTTGAGCTCAAGAAGACCAACCGGATTTACGCCATGAAAATTATCAAGAAGGAGCTTGTCACCGATGATGAG GACATCGACTGGATCCAGACCGAAAAGCATGTCTTTGAAACAGCATCTAACTACCCGTTCCTCGTGGGCCTGCACTCCTGCTTCCAGACAGAAAGCAG GTTGTTCTTTGTGATCGAGTTTGTGCGGGGTGGCGACCTGATGTTCCACATGCAGCGGCAGCGTCGCCTGCCGGAAGAGCATGCCCGCTTCTATTCGGCTGAAATCTCCCTTGCCCTGAACTTCCTGCACGAACGGG GCATCATTTATCGGGACTTAAAATTGGACAATGTCTTGTTGGACCATGAGGGCCATATCAAGTTGACTGACTATGGCATGTGCAAG GAGGGCATTCGTCCTGGTGACACGACAAGCACATTTTGCGGGACACCCAACTACATTGCCCCTGAAATCCTCCGAGGGGAAGACTACG ACTTCAGCGTAGACTGGTGGGCGCTGGGTGTGCTCCTGTATGAAATGCTGGCGGGCCACTCTCCGTTCGACATCATGGGCACCAGCGAGAATCCCGACGAGAACACCGAAGATTTCCTCTTCCAGG CAATCCTCGAGAAGACGATCCGTATTCCACGCTCTATTTCCGTCAAGGCTCAGTCTGTGCTCAAAGGGTTCTTGAACAAG AACCCTGTTGAGAGGCTAGGTTGTCACCCGACCACAGGCTTCAGCGACATCATGTCGCATGCATTCTTCAAGAGCATCAATTGGGAGCAG CTGGAGGGAAAACAGGTGACTCCGCCATACAAGCCCAAGCTTGGCACGGAGCGCGACTTTGAGCACTTTGACCCGCAGTTCACGAGCGAGCCCGTGCAGCTGACTCCCGATGATAC GAGACTCATCTCGAAGATTGACCAGTCGGAGTTCGAGGGATTCGAGTATGTCAACCCGCTACTGATGTCGCTGGAGGATTGCGTGTAG
- the LOC119175742 gene encoding protein kinase C iota type-like isoform X2, with amino-acid sequence MTDGEGNEIRVKTAYNGEIMVMYIDPSIALEKLCKEMRDICKFNEEQPFTMKWVDEEGDPCTISSQEELNEAIRLYEVNKDSELTIHVFPNVPVAPGMPCAGEDKSIYRRGARRWRKLYRVNGHIFQAKRFNRRAFCTFCLDRIWGLGRQGFKCINCKLMVHKKCHKLIKLACSGPLKNDQDQFAESSAPTTPAPSRTSDTTNGGEVNGTSLTRAGTPRHKTHHRAGSAIETTTDSAAGQLGQEIDDQVSGGQVESGGDSCQYGLKDFDLIRVIGRGSYAKVLMVELKKTNRIYAMKIIKKELVTDDEDIDWIQTEKHVFETASNYPFLVGLHSCFQTESRLFFVIEFVRGGDLMFHMQRQRRLPEEHARFYSAEISLALNFLHERGIIYRDLKLDNVLLDHEGHIKLTDYGMCKEGIRPGDTTSTFCGTPNYIAPEILRGEDYDFSVDWWALGVLLYEMLAGHSPFDIMGTSENPDENTEDFLFQAILEKTIRIPRSISVKAQSVLKGFLNKNPVERLGCHPTTGFSDIMSHAFFKSINWEQLEGKQVTPPYKPKLGTERDFEHFDPQFTSEPVQLTPDDTRLISKIDQSEFEGFEYVNPLLMSLEDCV; translated from the exons ATGACTGACGGCGAAGGCAACGAAATTCGTGTCAAGACGGCCTACAATGG GGAGATCATGGTCATGTACATCGACCCATCCATCGCCCTCGAAAAGCTCTGCAAAGAGATGCGCGACATCTGCAAATTCAACGAGGAGCAGCCATTCACCATGAAGTGGGTCGACGAAGAAG GTGATCCATGCACCATATCATCACAGGAGGAACTGAACGAAGCCATCCGCCTTTACGAAGTCAACAAGGACTCGGAGCTCACCATACACG TTTTTCCTAATGTCCCCGTGGCTCCTGGTATGCCCTGTGCTGGAGAGGACA AGAGCATCTACAGAAGAGGGGCTCGACGGTGGCGCAAGCTCTATCGTGTCAACGGCCACATCTTCCAGGCGAAGCGTTTCAACCGG CGTGCGTTCTGCACCTTTTGCCTGGACCGCATCTGGGGGCTGGGCAGGCAGGGCTTCAAGTGCATCAACTGCAAACTCATGGTGCACAAGAAGTGTCACAAGCTCATCAAGCTGGCTTGCTCGGGACCTCTC AAAAATGACCAGGACCAGTTTGCTGAGTCGTCTGCCCCCACCACGCCAGCGCCATCGAGGACGAGCGACACAACAAATGGGGGCGAGGTCAACGGTACGAGTTTGACCAGAG CTGGAACTCCAAGGCACAAGACTCATCACAGGGCAGGCTCGGCCATTGAGACAACCACTGACTCTGCCGCCGGCCAGCTGGGCCAAGAAATTGATGACCAAGTTTCGGGAGGC CAGGTGGAATCCGGTGGCGACTCGTGTCAGTATGGTCTGAAGGACTTTGATCTGATCCGTGTGATTGGCCGTGGCTCCTACGCCAAGGTGCTCATGGTTGAGCTCAAGAAGACCAACCGGATTTACGCCATGAAAATTATCAAGAAGGAGCTTGTCACCGATGATGAG GACATCGACTGGATCCAGACCGAAAAGCATGTCTTTGAAACAGCATCTAACTACCCGTTCCTCGTGGGCCTGCACTCCTGCTTCCAGACAGAAAGCAG GTTGTTCTTTGTGATCGAGTTTGTGCGGGGTGGCGACCTGATGTTCCACATGCAGCGGCAGCGTCGCCTGCCGGAAGAGCATGCCCGCTTCTATTCGGCTGAAATCTCCCTTGCCCTGAACTTCCTGCACGAACGGG GCATCATTTATCGGGACTTAAAATTGGACAATGTCTTGTTGGACCATGAGGGCCATATCAAGTTGACTGACTATGGCATGTGCAAG GAGGGCATTCGTCCTGGTGACACGACAAGCACATTTTGCGGGACACCCAACTACATTGCCCCTGAAATCCTCCGAGGGGAAGACTACG ACTTCAGCGTAGACTGGTGGGCGCTGGGTGTGCTCCTGTATGAAATGCTGGCGGGCCACTCTCCGTTCGACATCATGGGCACCAGCGAGAATCCCGACGAGAACACCGAAGATTTCCTCTTCCAGG CAATCCTCGAGAAGACGATCCGTATTCCACGCTCTATTTCCGTCAAGGCTCAGTCTGTGCTCAAAGGGTTCTTGAACAAG AACCCTGTTGAGAGGCTAGGTTGTCACCCGACCACAGGCTTCAGCGACATCATGTCGCATGCATTCTTCAAGAGCATCAATTGGGAGCAG CTGGAGGGAAAACAGGTGACTCCGCCATACAAGCCCAAGCTTGGCACGGAGCGCGACTTTGAGCACTTTGACCCGCAGTTCACGAGCGAGCCCGTGCAGCTGACTCCCGATGATAC GAGACTCATCTCGAAGATTGACCAGTCGGAGTTCGAGGGATTCGAGTATGTCAACCCGCTACTGATGTCGCTGGAGGATTGCGTGTAG